A window of the Gossypium hirsutum isolate 1008001.06 chromosome A05, Gossypium_hirsutum_v2.1, whole genome shotgun sequence genome harbors these coding sequences:
- the LOC107941162 gene encoding subtilisin-like protease SBT2.2 → MGNFYCLYLVLLLFCFGFFVNTLSQADSGSDAITAVYIVSLKQAPAAHYFEEQLRRHNHHGHGFHHNSSSSSGRLNRLHKPRNNSRYHPSSGSYISRVHDSLLRRALRGEKYLKLYSYHYLINGFAVLVTPEQANKLSKRREVANVVLDFSVRTATTHTPQFLGLPKGAWSQQGGYETAGEGIVIGFIDTGIDPTHPSFADDISEHSYPVPAHFSGVCEVTREFPSGSCNRKLVGARHFAASAITRGIFNSSQDYASPFDGDGHGTHTASVAAGNHGIPVVVAGHHFGNASGMAPRSHIAVYKALYKSFGGFAADVVAGIDQAAQDGVDIISLSITPNRRPPGIATFFNPIDMALLSAVKAGMFVVQAAGNTGPSPKSMSSFSPWIFTVGAASHDRAYANSIILGNNVTIPGVGLAPGTDTDQMYTLISAVHALCNETILANDMYVGECQDSSNFNEELIQGNLLICSYSIRFVLGLSTIRQALETAKNLSAAGVVFYMDPYVIGFQLNPTPLEIPGIIIPSPDDSKILLQYYNSSLERDGLSRKIVRFGAVASISGGLKANYSITAPKVMYYSARGPDPEDSSLDDADIMKPNLVAPGNLIWAAWSSLGTDSVEFQGESFAMMSGTSMAAPHIAGLAALIKQKFPHFSPAAIASALSTTASLYDKSGGPIMAQRAYANPDVNQSPATPFDMGSGFVNATAALDPGLILDSTYEDYTSFLCGINGSGPVVLNYTGQNCWVYNSTIGSADLNLPSITISRLQQSKTVERTVTNIAGNETYKVGWSAPYGVSVKVTPTRFFIGTGEKQILTIMFNATMNNSVASFGRIGLFGDQGHKLNIPLSVILKFS, encoded by the exons GAATAATTCAAGATATCATCCAAGTTCTGGTTCGTATATTTCTCGAGTTCATGATTCTTTATTAAGGAGAGCCTTGAGGGGGGAGAAATATCTGAAGTTGTATAGTTACCACTACTTGATTAATGGCTTTGCTGTGCTTGTCACCCCTGAACAG GCGAACAAGCTTTCAAAGAGAAGAGAAGTTGCAAATGTTGTGTTGGATTTCTCTGTTAGAACTGCAACCACTCATACTCCACAGTTCTTAGGTCTGCCAAAGGGGGCATGGTCCCAGCAAGGGGGATATGAAACTGCTGGAGAGGGAATTGTAATTGGGTTCATTGATACTGGTATTGATCCAACTCATCCCAGCTTTGCTGATGACATATCTGAGCATTCATACCCAGTTCCAGCCCATTTTTCTGGTGTTTGTGAGGTGACCCGGGAATTTCCTTCTGGATCATGCAATAGGAAGCTTGTTGGAGCACGCCATTTTGCAGCATCTGCTATAACAAGAGGAATATTCAATTCTTCTCAGGACTATGCATCACCATTTGACGGTGATGGTCATGGCAC GCACACAGCTTCTGTTGCTGCAGGAAACCATGGGATTCCTGTGGTGGTAGCTGGGCACCACTTTGGAAATGCTAGTGGGATGGCTCCTCGTTCACA TATTGCTGTTTACAAGGCTTTGTATAAGAGCTTTGGAGGATTTGCTGCAGATGTAGTTGCTGGCATAGACCAG GCAGCTCAAGATGGCGTTGACATAATAAGCTTATCCATAACTCCCAACAGGCGTCCACCTGGTATTGCAACATTTTTCAATCCCATTGATATGGCATTGCTATCAGCTGTGAAGGCTGGCATGTTTGTTGTGCAAGCTGCTGGCAATACTGGACCATCACCTAAGAGCATGTCTTCTTTCAGTCCATGGATCTTCACTGTTGGTGCTGCCTCTCATGACAGAGCATATGCTAACTCCATCATCCTTGGAAACAATGTAACTATTCCTGGAGTTGGACTTGCAC CGGGGACAGATACAGATCAAATGTATACACTGATTTCTGCAGTTCATGCTCTATGCAATGAAACAATACTTGCCAATGATATGTATGTTGGCGAATGCCAAGACTCGAGTAACTTCAATGAGGAACTTATCCAAGGAAACCTGTTAATCTGTAGCTATTCAATCCGATTTGTGCTTGGACTTTCTACAATCAGGCAGGCCTTAGAAACTGCGAAAAACCTCAGTGCAGCTGGAGTTGTGTTCTACATGGATCCTTACGTAATTGGTTTTCAGCTTAATCCCACACCATTGGAAATACCTGGCATCATAATTCCATCCCCAGATGATTCAAAG ATTTTACTCCAATATTACAATTCATCTTTGGAAAGAGATGGGCTTTCAAGGAAAATTGTTAGATTTGGGGCAGTTGCAAGCATTTCAGGTGGACTGAAGGCAAACTACAGCATTACTGCTCCAAAGGTTATGTATTATTCGGCCAGAGGACCAGATCCAGAAGACAGTTCTCTAGATGATGCAGACATAATGAAACCGAACTTGGTTGCCCCTGGAAATTTGATATGGGCTGCCTGGAGTTCTCTTGGGACAGATTCAGTTGAATTCCAAG GTGAAAGCTTTGCAATGATGTCTGGAACAAGCATGGCAGCTCCTCATATTGCTGGGCTTGCTGCACTGATAAAGCAAAAGTTTCCTCATTTCAGTCCTGCAGCCATCGCCTCTGCACTTTCGACAACAGCTTCTCTTTATGACAAGAGTGGCGGCCCCATAATGGCCCAGCGTGCTTATGCTAATCCTGATGTAAACCAGTCTCCAGCAACACcatttgacatgggcagtggttTTGTGAATGCTACGGCAGCTCTCGATCCGGGTCTGATCTTGGATTCAA CTTATGAAGATTATACGTCTTTTCTTTGTGGCATCAATGGTTCTGGTCCAGTGGTCTTGAATTACACTGGTCAAAACTGTTGGGTCTATAATTCGACGATTGGTAGTGCTGACCTCAACCTGCCATCAATCACCATTTCTAGACTGCAGCAATCGAAAACGGTTGAAAGAACAGTGACCAACATTGCTGGCAATGAAACGTACAAAGTGGGCTGGAGTGCTCCGTATGGGGTGTCGGTGAAGGTCACTCCAACTCGATTCTTTATTGGCACGGGAGAGAAGCAGATCTTGACCATAATGTTTAATGCAACAATGAACAACTCTGTCGCCAGCTTTGGGAGGATTGGACTTTTTGGAGACCAAGGCCATAAACTCAACATTCCGTTATcggtgattttaaaattttcttaa